The sequence atttgaaagcaaaatttttgctgggtatctcagccatttgtaggccgGTTTTgtcgaatttaaatagcaaccgagccggaagaattcccaatatattgatgtatgaatcatgtatgtaagttatttgggggctactttgatttcaacatatgtacatacgaacagacggacatggctatatcgacttcgctatctataacgatccagaatatatatactttgtggggacACAACtgacaaatgtagaaattacaaagggaataacagacttatatatacccttgcaacatggtgaagggtataaaaagtaccaaaaataaatacaatttttacgcCTTAAAGATTAGAAATTTCCAatagtaccaaacttatatttggatttttatgataagtaaagaatacgattttaaatttctatacatagtagggtattcaattaatcgggtttctgatttaatcggttaatcgagcaaataattaatcggggtttagatttattcggttaataatcggttaatttcaaattattcgattaaccgaaaaatttctattttaattttaaattgaaaatacaaccacgaattttgtgtacaaaaacataaaaaacaaacaaaacataacaatgcaaccaaaaataatagcaaatatggtatttaaaatcctttttgtatacacctgtgagttttttttaggattttagtgggATCTTCTGAAATgatcttttaaacaaaatataatttaaatgttttccttttaaacgactttttttctttagaattaataaaacttgactttgaaaaaactctctcgctgattgtagatgttggagaaatcgaaagcatgataaagaatatccaatatatcagttcttttttttagttttatctaAGAACATAAAATCCTTCGatataccattggagtcctttttggattgttttagattttgaatacttttaatattttcgttAAGTTGATAAAAgactcctttttaaaaaaaaagtttcgtctatacatgtaaatacaaacaaagtatcaaatacatgtaaatacagttgttatactcactaaacatgtttctttgatgttcgaaaaatatgtaattttaatttcacatttGTATTGGAattaaaacggaaaaataaaaacaaaaaaatatgttaaagtgcaaaaaaaaggaatttcggttaatcgacacaaattaatcggtttatttgttatttgaaaatcggcgattttaaattattcgaacagttaaccgtccaaaattaatcggttaaccgattaacgaaaaaaaggattttacccgttttctaaGCAAAATGATTCGAATTTCAAACAGTACCAAACATCTGTCTTCTctttattaaaacaagtaagaaagtatggtcggtcaagcccgaccatataataccctacactaagtaaaagagcaaaaacatttttcttttaaaatttcaataatttatatttttgagtgattttcggaagtgagccttacatgggggctatgaccaattatggaccgatcaccatgaaattaggtcgtgtgatttatatctatattaaaggtaactatgctgaattttgtgagtattccaacatttttaagcgatttatgcacgttaaagtgattttcggaagcgggtctatatgggagctatgactaattatggaccgatcgtaacaaaatttggtgacatgaattttgtatatataaaacttatttagagcggaatttgtggagatacatatattaattgaacatttatggccgataaagtccaatttcggaaggactttgtatggggactaggtgaaataatggagcgatttcagccagtttcaataggcttggtccttgggccgaaaaaataaaatctactaaatttgatcgaaatatcttcaaaattgcgacctgtactctgcgcacaaggtttacatggacagccatccagccagccgaccagacggacggacggacatcgcttaatcgactcagaaagtgattctaagtcgatcggtatattttaaggtgggttagaccaatatttttgggcgttacacacatctgcacaaacgcataataccctcgccactatggtggtgtagggtataatgaatgAAGTTGCAGTTTAAAGCTATGCTGTTACTGTATATATAGTTTAgaaagatataaggttaccaaATTTATCCAAAACATTAGAAATTCCAAGAATTCCACTTCGGTGGAATCTACAAGTCAAATTTCATGTCTGTAGTTTCAAGcatttgggctgtgcgatgatgaatcagtcagaaAGTATTATCTTTTATATCTCTTATAGAATGACTAAAGTCGCACAGCGTAAATTTCACCTATTTTGCCCCCaaataatatgaaattcaaacattttaatacacgattaaatttcctataaaaaatctttaccAAACCACTGTTTTATGTTGATTTTAAACATCAAACTACAGGCCGTTTTTAGACACTAACAAATTTCATTGTGTCGAATCTTGCTATATTAAGTTTATTTCTCTTTTtggttaaaatattgtatttgttgttatactaagtattaaaaaaaaagatatcaGTATAGATTTCCAAtgtagtgaaatttttttactaaactgTTGAAGAAGTgcaaaaaatgaaatgaaaaaaccaAGATGAACATGAAACATGCACGTACTTGTTTTGGTTTGAGAAGaatgaacttttttttaacagatttgtggatgttttcctcttttttttagCTTGATTTTTTCGgcgaatgaaaaaaaattgaaatccattttaaaaattcaattcacaCACAAGCGAAAAAATTTGAAAGTTGTACATGTGATGGCAGTTTAGGCGGTAACAATAAAACCACGTCTATACGAGAGGATGACGAAGCTGTTATGTGATGCTACTGCCACTGGCTGAgggcgatgatgatgatgatgatgctgctaAAAAGATGAAGACAACAACAGTGACAAAAACGACCAATCTGATCGACGTTGTACAGTGTACTGTGATTTAGTCTTGTTATTTGCCATGTATTTGTTCATAtcgttacaaacatttttataatattgatgCTCAAATCAGTCTAATCATGTTTAAAAGCCAAACGAGAAAAAGAACTTGTTGTTCATGCCCATGTTTTGTTGTCGTAATAGACATTCAATGCtggttttcagtttttttatatgagtttttctttttttaattttttctataaaacgtTTCCAGATTTTGGTGATTGTATGCATTTACAtgatgtactttaaaataagtggaattttttttgtagtttcatGAAAACGATACCATCATCAGCATCTGTATCTCTATAGCAGCGTCATTGATGATGTCTATGGTTTATCAATTGCAGTTCAGTTTTTATCATCAGTTTTTTTCACTCTCCAACAAATTCAAACAACAATTTTGAGGAAGTGATTACTTTGTATGCGTCTCATGTAAAGTAACcgccaaaatttaatttgattttatttttattttgtttggtttctTGTTTTTTGGGGATTTTGTTTTTGGCAAAACATCATTTTGGTAGGTTTTTGTTTTCGTTGGTTAAGGTTTGCCAAGTtttgccaaattaatatttgttttttgttggtgttttttttttcatttacaactTTAACTTTTACTTTGATGTTTTTGTTGAGATTTTCcccttttcattttcatttgcaGGACTTCTTTTGAGAAGTAACAGCATAAGTTGACGcgttaaagaaaaacttttcagACTTTCCAATGTTGTTCAATTTATTACTATTTAATGAGCTGCGTTTTTTGAGtgttttaatatatacaattttgtaaagatttcaaaaaaacagacaaatttcaaaaaaaaatattaaattgtaaaatttatgaaaGTGAAAGAACATCTAAATGAATAATCGAACTAAAAGAACAAGAATTCACTAATAATATAAAGTCCcctgtacgtatgattaatatttaatttaattaccaTTGCCTACTCGCCGGCGGCGTATGTGGAATATTTAATTATCTCtttccaattataaatattactcatacgccttgaaataaatttaacatcTCACAAACTAATCTCTCTCTTTAAAGAACAAAaaccgaatttaaaaaaaaaacatttgaactATCAATCCACACATTCAATCATCTCAACTCTGTTGCATTGttgaaatttaatcaaaaagGTTAATTATCTACAATTACACAACTAATTAAGTATCATTTTAATTAACTTGTGTATTTGAGAGTATGTTAACAAATACATACTCACATAGAAATATATACAGCTGAATgaatatgtttgtatttgtgGCATTATTCAGCTTGAAATGCTTTTACATTCTTCTTTAACACTGCcacattttattcaataaacatACGGAAACCATGAATATTTATACTCACGCTCAAGTAGCTTCACCATTTTCTCATTTGCACATCAAAGCGAATACAAAAGTGAATTCCTTTTTGGTATTTGCACAGAAGAGGTGGCAAAAAGGGAGAGTGAGtacaagaaaataatttaaccgaaaaacaaaactaaattatgttcgtttttttaaattgtggcaaaattaaaaccaaaataattatgcatatatttatatattaagtaGTACATTTAGAGTACTTTTAGAGTACATTTAggaatgaaaatgtttaatttaaatgaagacATATTTAAAGTGCACAATTCAAAGTATTTGGGTTATTTCCCAATGTAATTATGGGATGAACTGTAGGTTGCCGTGTTAATCAGCTTAAGAGCTAAAAGTtcttttaagctatttttataAATCCACCTTCTCGTGTAACATTCCCGAATATTTTCCAATTTCCAGCAGTTAATATAACTGTGGACATTATTAACATAGCTGTGgacaacattaaataaaactttgacTGCATCATTGTTGAAATAGAACTTTCACAATGCTACTGGAAGGAATATGTCATAGTTTATCATAGGTGCTGTTAGAGGAAACAGTGTGACACTAACTATCAgatcttttgttatttttttggatttattttgaaaatttttaaatattttttcatgcactttttttcggtgaccattttgatcgaaattataatgatttagaaaagtcaaatttttaataattttttggatcaaggataagttttggccGGAATAGTgagtatataagttttttttttactctctCTTTATTGATTAGAAATGAATTAGAAGTTCCTTTTAGATAAATTTATCTGCTAGGTATTTTACATAGTTCTTAAAGTTGTTGTTGGCTCAAAAATACGactttaaaaaaccaaaaataaagatGCCTAGATTAGTTAAATCGACGCACAGTGttgctaattttaaaatagCGGCCAAaagcctttttttattttgccgccaaattttacatgtttcaCTCTTAAGAGTTGACTACCTCTTAAGCATAACTTATTCCAAAATGAAGAGTGTTCCAGAGAGAgaattctgcatcgatcgacaAAAATAGTAGTCAGACGGAGCACCACGGCCttgactataaagcggatgaggcaaaacttcccaaccacttaattcaaaatactttttaaaaggtattaaaACATTTGAccgatcgttgtcatgatggaatattacggtttcatgtctggacgTTTAAGTTTCATTTCGGGCATGCAAAATCATATTTCAAGGTCTcccagtttttaatgaatcctgctactcgcaaacgttttgaaattgctacttgagtaactcccaatgattttacaagctcttgtacagtttgataacaatcttcatggagtaatgcctccaattcatatcattcaaacttttttcttGGCCTGGGGGAATTTTGTCTGGCAACTTTGGGGGGCCGCCCAATAGCTTACATTCTAAATACGAGcccatgtaaatacaaatcaaGTCATAAGTACCTCAGCATTGGCTAtatgaaatttctttaagaaatctCCAACCGTTCATgagctaccgaattatttcctaaataaaatgtatatacaGACATACGTATTAAATGTGACGATAAAATAAATATCGCTCATTCGCCTGTGGTTACACAAGAATTGATTCAttgaattattaatattattcagatcagtaacaatatatattattAGAAACTTTAATAATTCGTAATAGCTTTTTTGTGACTTAACAAAGTTTTAGTTTGCTCCATTAaggtttaaaatatacatattttcagaGTACCCTATAATCGTTTTCTCTTTGAAAACTATTGACGATTTTCTtgtcatttaaaataatttaatgtaaaatcagtaaataataaaaaaaaaatattaaaaagaagctgaaatcaataacaaaatcgtcaaaatgaaaCATTAACATAAGAAAATTtgcaaacaataataaactataataataaaccaataaaaatcCAAAACGCAACTAGGAAATCTAACTAAACTCCTATATTTCCtgtgaaaaattccaaaaaaaagccCGTCCTCATGGAAGAATCCAGAGTACTTGAATCAGCTATTAAAAGTTGCAAACTTTTAGAGCGTTCTTTAAATCGATCCATCAACGAAGTAAGACGTTTGAATATACGCTACAATGTGGATTGGCTGATAGAAAACTATAATTCTTATATAGCCAATATATGGTCTCAATATCACTGCAAAAAGGACGTGACAAACCTAAAGAGTAAAGCAACAAAATCTAggaaatctacaaaaaataatttaaatttatcgtCGCGCAGTTCCCAGGAGTTGTGCGGCAATAATCGTAAaatcaattataaatttattaaaataaaacgtgGCATGGAGGCCATGATGCTGCAGCTGCAGCGCACCATTGAGATAGCAAATCGTCAAAGGAATTTTATTCACTTTAATTTTAATGGTCATGATTCCCAAACGCGTATATGTTGTCATTGATGAGGAAGTTTTGAATGGAAGTGATGTgtagctcataataaatagtgGTTTTGTGTGACTTTCTTTGGTACATATCTTATATGTtgctctttttttaaataattttgttttaattttatatattttataaatagaattgatttgttgttttaaaattttgtggaatttttattattcttaatTTTAACGCACACCTCTTactatatgacttaaaaatgcggatttttttttcaaattcttatctttttttaaacatttttacaatacaaatttattcaaagtattggccattgttagctatgacctttttccatctttctggc comes from Calliphora vicina chromosome 2, idCalVici1.1, whole genome shotgun sequence and encodes:
- the LOC135950401 gene encoding uncharacterized protein LOC135950401, whose product is MEESRVLESAIKSCKLLERSLNRSINEVRRLNIRYNVDWLIENYNSYIANIWSQYHCKKDVTNLKSKATKSRKSTKNNLNLSSRSSQELCGNNRKINYKFIKIKRGMEAMMLQLQRTIEIANRQRNFIHFNFNGHDSQTRICCH